The Lachnospiraceae bacterium KM106-2 nucleotide sequence ATTAGAACCTTAATTATTACTCTTCGAATAATTAGCTTTCTAACTAACTTGTAAATACTATTATACCTGTTATTTTTACTTTGTCAACCATTTATTTCATGTTTTATAATATTTTACCACAAGTTTCTTTCGACTCTTCCTCTTAACTATGCTATAATATCTTTATTTGAAAGGAATACATAGAATGAAACAAATTATATCTGGTATTGGATTCTTTTTTCTTGGAGTATCGATTTTGGGATTGTACTTCTTTGCAGGAATCACTTATATGTCTAAAGTAACTGAATGGGATGCAGAAAAGGGCCGCTTTTTTTCCGCTATCTCCGACTTAGGACTGGGTCGTTATGGAACATTGGCATTTCTATTTATCGTAATCGGAATCGCACTTAATATCTGGGGATTACTAAAAAAAGAAGCTGCAAGATAAACTTGCAGCTTCTTTTATCAGAGTTGACAGATGCTCGTTTGTGTAAATGAGAAACGTCAACCTCCTTGCACCTGTCTATAAGTAAACTATGTGGTTTCTGATTTAAATAGAGAATGAAACTCTTCAAACTATTCCACTATAATTATTGTTAAGTATGTATTATGCATTATTGTGTAAAAAGAATTGCCTTACACAAAATATGTCCATGAATTAGAAAAGAGCAAGTAAAAGGTTGCTAAGACCTTATCACTTGTTCGGTATAAATACAAATAATATTAATAAAACTAAGCAGGAGTTATGATTTATTAAACTGTATTTGTTCTAGTATATTGTATGGAACCCTGTCTAATAAATTTTGAGCAGAGAATCTTACTTCTGCACAATTCTCTAAAATATTAAGTGCAACCTGTTTAATCTCACGTTCAAATTGGTTTATTACTATATCATAGGCTATACTTGCAAATATATCATAATTTTTCCATCCACCATAGCCTGTGGCTTCTACATAATTACTATAAATAGATCTAATTATTTCAACTTGATTACTCACATCACATTTTTGTAATACCTCAGGGAATTTCGTCCAGCTATTTGAGACAATTTGAGATGATAATATCTCATTAGAAGCTAATTTAGTAATATACTCTTCTACCGCCAAAGAGTAATTTCCTTTATCTATCTCTCCAGTAATTTTACCAATATTTTCGGTATTTACAAAATCATTATACAAATCATTAAAGGCTGTAATAAGTTCATCTATTGTTCTATATCTTTCCTCTTTTACTGATTTAGTACAGTGCTCAACAAATAACTTAAAGGGATGTTTTGTACCTAATTGTCCGTTTCCTATAATAAAATCTATTATCTTTCCTATTGAGAATAAATCACTTACTTCATCTAATTCAAGAAAATTTCTAAATCCTTCTGGCGCCAAAAACTGGTGAGTTGGCTTAGGTGAGACTGTACTCAGTCTTGAACGCAAAACATTAGCATCTTTTGCAAATCCAAAATCAGCCACATATCCATTCCTGTTAACAATCAAAATATTTCCTACATGCAAATCTCTATGTATAATTCCATTCGTATGAGCGATTTTCATTATATCAAGTATTTGTTTAACTAGTTCAATTTTCTCCTGAAATACAAGTTTATTCTCTTTTAAGAATTCCCATAAGTCACAATCTGCACGTTTCATTAAAAACGAATGATTTATTGAGTCATAATCAAATACCTCTAGTACTTGTGCGCCCAGTTCAAACATATGCTTTTGCACACTATATTCATTTTTAAAACGACTAGCTATATCTCTATTTTCCCAATACTCAGACTTAAGTTGTTTTTTTACAAAACCATCATCTAAGAGATATACTTTCCCGAAAGATCCCTCTAAATATTCTATTCTACCTTCTGGTATAATTTTTTTATAGGTGCTCTCATCATTAAATAATATTTTATATCTCGCTAGATAACTTGCTACTTTTTGTTTAATTTCATTATCTATATCCGAATAATAAATTATATTAAATACTACCTCCAATAGCTGGTCCCTTAATGTTTCCTCTATGCTAGCATACTGCTCCAGTAGATCAACTCCTGTTACATAATTTAGCTCTGATACATGATATGACACAAAATCATCTGTATCAAAATAGTCAGATGAAAATATTGTACTCTTAAATAGATCATCAAATCCATCCTCATTATCTATGTGATTACCTTCACAAAAATAACTATCGATAAAACTTAAAATCTTTTTAAATGGTTTTTTATCCATATTATACCTCCTCGTATAATAAGTTTGTAAGCAAGATAAATCAGCTTATAAACTTATTCTTTTTTATGATATAGATGTAAGGTCATCTAAGAGGAACTCCCCTCATCCTATTTCCATCTATATAATTAATAGTTACATTTTCAATAGTATTAATCCTGTGATATGATATCAGCAGAGTCTGATGTCCGAAGGCACTGCTTTTCCTCCTTTCAGCCGGCTTAGTCCGAGACTGCTCAGAAAGCTTGTAGCCTGGCTCATACAGCACATTCCGCTTACACAGAAGTTGCATCCCAAGCCGTTAGCACCAGCAAAAAATGCTGGCTCGGTGAATGCTCATTACGCGAGGTTGCGGTCACTGTATGATATACAGGATAAACCTTCTTCTTTAGGCTTCACAAATTCAGATCAGAAAGGAGCGTGATATCATGATTAAGATCAATTACATATCCACTTTATTTGTCGGTATTGATGTAAGTTCCAAATCCAATGTTGTTTATGCAATGGATTTTGACGAAAATAAATATATTGCTTCTTCCTTCAGCAATAATCAGCCGGGAGCTGACATGCTTGCTGAATTAATCTCAGAATGTATGCGAAAACATCCTGACCTCAATACCATTATTGTTGCATTAGAGTCCACATCTGTTTATAGCATTCATATAGCTAACTTTTTATCTTCCTGTGAACTTCTGATGCCTTACAAACCTTATGTGTACTGCCTCAATCCAAAGATGACTGCCAACTACAGAAAAACCTTTGTTGGCATGGACAAAACTGATGCAAAGGATGCTTATCTCATTGCTGATTTTGCCAGAGTTGGACGTACAAAGAAATGTGAACCATGGCATGGCAGCCAGTATCTCGCATTAAAGCGTTTAACAAGGCACCGGCTCCATCTTGCAGAATGCATCACCCGTGAAAAGACATATATGGTGTCTAACCTTTACCTGAAATTTAGTGAACTTCAGCTTTTAGATGGTGACGAACAACCATTCAGCAATCTATATGGTTCCACTTCGTCCGCAGTACTTACTGAGTTTCTGTCTCTTCAGGAAATCATTGACACACCAGAAGAGGAGCTGCTTGAATTTCTAGCTAAAAAAAGTAGAAATCGTATCGCAGATATATCTAAGACCTCTGATTTGCTTAAAAAGGCTGCCAGAGATTCTTATCGATTAGATAAATGCATGTATGAGCCATTAAATGTTTCTTTAGCAAGCTCATTCAACTGTATCCAGACCTACCAGAATGAAATGAAGCTGATTGATCAGGCAATTGAGAAATGTATTAAAGGAATGAATCCAAATGCCTTTACCATTCTCAAGTCCATTCCAGGTATTGGCCCTGTGTGGGCTGCTGGTATACTGTCCGAAATTGGCGATATAACAGCTTTTCATTCTTCTGATGCATTAGCTAAATATGCTGGATTGACCTGGCTAAAAAACGATTCTGGTGACTTCATTTCAGAAGATAACCATATATCAAAAGCAGGTAATACATATCTCCGTTATTATCTCGGAGAAGCTTCAAACAGCGTCAGAAGGCACATGCCTGAATATGCTGCATTCTATGCAAAGAAATATGCTGAGGTAACAAAGCATCAGCACAAAAGAGCACTCGCGCTTACATCTCGTAAATTCGTACGACTCGTTTTTGGTTTGCTGGTCAAAAACCAACTGTACACCGGCGAAAAATTGGATGCCGAACTCAATAAAGAATCTGAATAACGCTCATTTTCAAAAAACTGATTTATGAGCGATGGTGAAGTGCGCCCTTTTTTAAGAAATACCTATCAAAATCTTTTCTAAATATCTCTTGACATATCACCAGAATGCTTCTGATATATATTTTAGTATAATGAATCAGATTGCACGATAATATTTTCCAATACGCCTCTATTCTTAGCATAAACCTGATTAAAGCACTGCTCATATTGCTTTTTATTATGTGTCTCTATAAAGCTCTTATCTTTACAGTCATCAATAATAGCTAATCTATTATCATACCTTCTTAATTTATCAAACCATAAACTTTTATCATAAATTCCAAGTAAAAGCTTAGGATTTATCGGAAAGAATATTGCAGTTTTATTATCTCTAATTCCATTGTTGAACGGCTTTACATTTAACGTTATAACATTTAAAAACATTACTGGATTATCACTTGTAATAAATTCTTCCTTACCATTAATCTTGAATAGTATAAATCGTTTATTCATAAGAACATTTATATACCGATTTAGTCCTTCTGGATTTAAAACCACATCCATAGCTATTTTTTTAAAGAAATCCTCCTTACCAATGATATCTTTCAATTTCTGCGTTTTATTTCTATTTAGTTTAAAATGATCTTTAGATTCTTCAATAGTCTCTGGGATTTTCTTAGAATACAGACTACTCATGTAACTCCTCGTTTGTTTTCCTCTTAGCAATTGACACATTATAGATATTGCTAAATCTTCTTTCATCTCCTGCGTTAATATCAAAGATCCATTTTTTATAAGAACATTTTTACACAACATAGTTACATTTGATATCACATCTCTCATCAATGGTTCAATTACTCTAGCATATGTATTCTCCCAAATATACTTATCTTCAAGATTCCCTATAGTATAAAAATTTCTTTCTGTCGCAATATCTCTTACATTTGTACTGATTATTATTCTCTTATCTTTATGTAATGTAAATATCCTGTCTATTGACTTAGTTAATGTTGAAAAATTTTTAAGGTAAGTTTGAGGAACATAATGCTGCTTTCTTGGTGCGCTCATTTTAGATTTATTCACCTCCTGACATACTTACACTATACTTTTACTATTATCTATAATTATATACTTTATTAATTAACATAATCCCCATTCAATACTTTTTAATAATGTTAGGTATATACCTAATTTGTATATTTCTCTACAATTCTTATAAGAGTCTTTGGAAGATACAATGCCACCTCATTTACATCCGTAATAGATTTCTCTGCATATGCTCCATCTTTATACAGTCTGACTTACTCATAATATGGGATTTGTAACCTTCTAAACATATCAATCCATCCTTTTATATTTTCTACAAATGATATATAATCCGATACATGGTAATTTCCAGTATCCAATAAGGTAACTATACTATTATCATTTAAATAATCTTTCAATACACTATTAAACACATATCTGTAACATGCCATTGCTGTATATTTATGAAGAGATACCTTTCTATAATGTAAAATAACAAAATCTTTGAATACATATACCTCATTTTTTAACTCTTTTTAAAATTGAACATATTCTAGTTTTCTCTCTTATTTTTATCTAAAATTACCAAATGGCATTTTGTATAATTACATTATACACCTTTTACAAGTCAATACATAATTTTACAGTTTTTTCTTTGATAAATACTGCATTTCATTTCAAACAAAATGTATCCAATAATAAAAAACGTCAGCTCAAAATCTAGTGATTTTTATTCCTTATAAGCACCAAACAAACACCAATTTGTTCGTCTAGATCTTTGAAAACCAATAAATCCTGGTAGTTTGAAGGATAGAATCTATCTTAGCGAGTTTTAGTATTTGTCGACAGCAAAAAAAGAAGCTGCAAGATAAACTTGCAGCTTCTTTTTTAGTACAATTATTTTGCAGCTTTTACATATTTAGCAGCTGTTTCACCAGCAATACGTCCGAATACTACGAAATCTGCTACGGCATTTCCACCGATACGGTTTCCACCGTGAACTCCACCAGTTACTTCACCAGCAGCGAATAAACCATCAATTACTTTACCTTTTGTATTTAATACTTCAGTACTTGTATTGATCTTTAATCCACCCATAGTATGGTGAACACCTGGAGCGATCTTGATTGCATAGAAAGTTTTCTTAGAAATATTACGTTCCATACCTGTATCACGACCAAATTCGCTGTCTTTCTTATTTGCAACTGCTTTATTCCAAGTATCAACTGTTGTCTTTAATGTCGCAGCATCAAGACCAGTTTCTTTTGCTAATCCTTCGATAGAATCTGCTTGTTTTACAATACCAGCTTCTACATATTCTTCTACTGCACTTAAGTTATCTCTTAAATCTTGATCAAAGATTAAGTAAGCATAAGAATCTTTTTGTTTGATGATGTTTGCAGAAACAACATCACGAGTTAATAATTCATTTGTGAAACGTTTTGCATCTGAGTTTACTAAGATTGCACCTTCACCACGAACAGATTCAGTTACTAATAAAGAAGTAGATTGTTCTACTGTTGGGTGGATCTGAATTTGATCCATATCTACTGTTGCAGCACCAACTTCTTCACCCATAACAATACCGTCTCCAGTAGCACCAGGAGCGTTTGTTGTTACATAACCTTTTAATTCAGGTCTGTATTTTGTATATAATTCTTCATTTGCACCGAAACCACCAGTTGCAAGGATTACAGATTTTGCATTGATCGTATAATCTGCATCTTTACCTTCTGCTTTGATACCAGACGCTTTACCATCTTTCATGATTACTTCTTTTGCTTCTGTATTGTAGATTACTTCGATCTTTTCTTTTTCAAGATTCTTTTGGAATGCTTTTACAAGATAAGAACCTACTGCAGCACCACCTGCTGGTCTATGGATACGTTTGTTTGTTGCACCACCAGAAAAAGAAACTTCATCAAGTGGAGCACCAATGCTTGCTAACCAATCGATTGCAGATGCAGAATCTTTAGCCATAATCGTTACTAATTTTTTGTCGTTTACGTTATGTCCGCCTTCCATTGTATCATTTACGAAAGTCTTAACATCATCTTTAATTCCAAGTTTCTTTTGAACGCTTGTTGCAGCTGCGTTCATACCACCAGTTGCTTTCACTGAGTTACCACCAGCCATAGACATTTTCTCAACGATCACTACGTTAAGTCCAGCTGCTTTTGCTTCAAGAGCTGCTGTCATACCAGCACCACCAGCACCAACGATTACTGTATCAACATCTAATGTCTTAGTTTCTTTTTTTGTTTCTGTTGTTGCAGAAGCTTTTAAAGAAGATGCATCAACACCAGCTTCTTTTAATGCTGCTGTTACCGCTTCTTTGATCGCATTACTAGATACCGTAGCACCTGAAACACCATCGATTTCTACTGCTTGTTTGCTTACCATTTCAGTTGGAAGGTTCTTAACTGCAACGCTACCAACACCTTCAGTTTCCTTGTCACCTACTACTGTAATTTCATCAATCTTATCTGCTGATAATTTTACAGTTGCTTTGATTTCCCCACCAAATCCTTTTGCAGTACCTTCATAAGTACCTGCTTTGAATTTTCCGGATGCATCGTTGTTTTCTTTCTTGCCACAAGCAATTAAACTCATTGCCATTGCTGCTACAAGAAGAAACGTCATAATTTTTTTCATATCTTGAATTCTCCTCTTTGATAATTATTTATCATAATTTGATTATATAGGACAATTCTTGATAAATTCTGACTGAATTCTTAATTTTTATTAAGAACTGTAGGTAATCGTTTCCAAGTGATGATAAACGTCGTTCCCTTTCCCTCATGAGATTCTACTTTCAGCTTTCCTCGTGACTTTCGAACCAAGTCGGACACAATGGATAAGCCTAGTCCGGTTCCCTCTCCTTCTGCTTTTGTTGAGTAAAAAGGTTCAAATATTTTAGCTAATTTTTCTTCACTCATTCCACATCCTTCATCCGCTACACGAAGGGTGATCTCATTCTCCGATTGATAAAGAGATAGGAACAGTTGGCCTCCCTCTTTCATCGACTGAACTCCATTGATACTCAAATTGTAGAGGATCTGTTTTAGTTCCATACTGCTGCCTCGAAGTATCACTTCTCCCTCGCATACAGACTGATGAATGGAAACATTCTTCGGTGTCGCTCCTCGTAAAAAAGAAATTACTTCTTTCATAACCGGTACCGCATCAAAATATTCCGCTTGTTCTGTTTTTCCATCCGTCTTGGCAAATGATAATAAATGCTGGGACAGCTCTCGACTATGACTAATGGCATGTTCAATCTGCTCCACATCTTCTCTGGCTTCATCGATATGCTTCACTTCTTCTTTCAGAAGATCACAGTAAATCGTCATCGGAGTTAAGATATTGTTTACTTCATGCGCAATAGCGCTGGCAAACATTCCAACCGTTTGAATTCGATTTCGATGTTGTAACATTGATTCCTGCTTACGGATCAATTCAGAAGTTCGAATCTTTCCACGATAATACATATAGATAAACACAATCAATGTATATAGAAATCCAAGTGATAGATTTAATAACGTATTCATCATGATCGGACGTTCCATCTCATCATAGGACATGACAACGCTGACCGACCAACGATATTCTCCCACGTAAATGGGCGCATAACCAATTAGCTTTGTCACACGTTTTGTTTCATTTCCCCCCCACCAATAGGAATGGATCAGATTACTGCCATTCTTACCGGCAAGCTGATTCTCTATAAACTCGACCAGTTCTCTATTATAAAGCTCACTATTGTGTTTCTTTCTTGAATTTAGGGAATCAACCCCTACCTGCGCTTGATTCTTATGCATGGTGATAATACCATCTTGGTCTTTGATCGCACAATATCCATAAGTTCCAACTTGGATCGTATCAAGACGCTGCTTATAGATTTCATTTAAATTTAGCATGGATTCGATGATGTACTCTTTTCCCTGATCCCGGACGATAAGCAACATACTCAAATTATAATAATCTGACGGATTCTTTCTCCATGGACCAATGATCGCACTCTTTGATTTTCTTGCCTTTTCAATCCACGGTTTGATTTCTTCTCTTGCATACTTTACCTGATAGGAAGTTACCTCATCAACATAGAGTTGTTCCTTATTGGTATACTGTTTAATAAACTCTTTTCTCGTAATATTAGGATAAACCTTGTATTCACTTAAGTTTTTTAGTCTTTCCTGAAAAAACTCTGTCATATCTGAACT carries:
- a CDS encoding mobile element protein gives rise to the protein MIKINYISTLFVGIDVSSKSNVVYAMDFDENKYIASSFSNNQPGADMLAELISECMRKHPDLNTIIVALESTSVYSIHIANFLSSCELLMPYKPYVYCLNPKMTANYRKTFVGMDKTDAKDAYLIADFARVGRTKKCEPWHGSQYLALKRLTRHRLHLAECITREKTYMVSNLYLKFSELQLLDGDEQPFSNLYGSTSSAVLTEFLSLQEIIDTPEEELLEFLAKKSRNRIADISKTSDLLKKAARDSYRLDKCMYEPLNVSLASSFNCIQTYQNEMKLIDQAIEKCIKGMNPNAFTILKSIPGIGPVWAAGILSEIGDITAFHSSDALAKYAGLTWLKNDSGDFISEDNHISKAGNTYLRYYLGEASNSVRRHMPEYAAFYAKKYAEVTKHQHKRALALTSRKFVRLVFGLLVKNQLYTGEKLDAELNKESE
- a CDS encoding serine/threonine protein kinase PrkC, regulator of stationary phase, yielding MDKKPFKKILSFIDSYFCEGNHIDNEDGFDDLFKSTIFSSDYFDTDDFVSYHVSELNYVTGVDLLEQYASIEETLRDQLLEVVFNIIYYSDIDNEIKQKVASYLARYKILFNDESTYKKIIPEGRIEYLEGSFGKVYLLDDGFVKKQLKSEYWENRDIASRFKNEYSVQKHMFELGAQVLEVFDYDSINHSFLMKRADCDLWEFLKENKLVFQEKIELVKQILDIMKIAHTNGIIHRDLHVGNILIVNRNGYVADFGFAKDANVLRSRLSTVSPKPTHQFLAPEGFRNFLELDEVSDLFSIGKIIDFIIGNGQLGTKHPFKLFVEHCTKSVKEERYRTIDELITAFNDLYNDFVNTENIGKITGEIDKGNYSLAVEEYITKLASNEILSSQIVSNSWTKFPEVLQKCDVSNQVEIIRSIYSNYVEATGYGGWKNYDIFASIAYDIVINQFEREIKQVALNILENCAEVRFSAQNLLDRVPYNILEQIQFNKS
- a CDS encoding fumarate reductase flavoprotein subunit; the encoded protein is MKKIMTFLLVAAMAMSLIACGKKENNDASGKFKAGTYEGTAKGFGGEIKATVKLSADKIDEITVVGDKETEGVGSVAVKNLPTEMVSKQAVEIDGVSGATVSSNAIKEAVTAALKEAGVDASSLKASATTETKKETKTLDVDTVIVGAGGAGMTAALEAKAAGLNVVIVEKMSMAGGNSVKATGGMNAAATSVQKKLGIKDDVKTFVNDTMEGGHNVNDKKLVTIMAKDSASAIDWLASIGAPLDEVSFSGGATNKRIHRPAGGAAVGSYLVKAFQKNLEKEKIEVIYNTEAKEVIMKDGKASGIKAEGKDADYTINAKSVILATGGFGANEELYTKYRPELKGYVTTNAPGATGDGIVMGEEVGAATVDMDQIQIHPTVEQSTSLLVTESVRGEGAILVNSDAKRFTNELLTRDVVSANIIKQKDSYAYLIFDQDLRDNLSAVEEYVEAGIVKQADSIEGLAKETGLDAATLKTTVDTWNKAVANKKDSEFGRDTGMERNISKKTFYAIKIAPGVHHTMGGLKINTSTEVLNTKGKVIDGLFAAGEVTGGVHGGNRIGGNAVADFVVFGRIAGETAAKYVKAAK